The following coding sequences lie in one Magnetococcus sp. PR-3 genomic window:
- the cysS gene encoding cysteine--tRNA ligase, with protein sequence MGIAIYNTLGRKKEPFVPMIPGKVGMYVCGVTVYDYSHIGHARVMVVFDVIARHFRVKGFDLTYVRNFTDIDDKIIKRANERGESIQELTSRYIDAFHDDMGALGVQKADIEPKATEHLPEMQQMITALVDKGVAYPSGGDVYYAVDQFKNYGQLSGKVLDEQEAGARVDVDHNKRNPMDFVLWKGAKPEEPQWDSPWGSGRPGWHIECSAMGTKYLGDSFDIHGGGRDLIFPHHENEIAQTEGCTGKHAVNYWIHNGFVNVINEEGEAEKMSKSLGNFHTIRDLLERYHGEVLRFFILNSHYRSPLDFNFGLLDAAKAGLDRLYTALRAAQGILGRLPSDAIFEMSDVPEGAPQALVERYLKSMDDDFNTPQAIAQLFEAAKMLNTAIAEKKDPEVIATWARVIRGLGQHLGLAEQNPESWFRAERTEEGGLGAEAIEALITQRTEARQSKNWAESDRIRDELAAQGIVLEDGAQGTQWSRK encoded by the coding sequence GTGGGTATCGCGATTTACAACACCCTTGGACGTAAAAAAGAACCTTTTGTTCCCATGATTCCCGGAAAAGTGGGCATGTATGTGTGTGGTGTGACAGTTTATGACTACAGCCACATAGGTCATGCACGGGTTATGGTGGTGTTTGATGTCATTGCGCGGCACTTTAGGGTCAAAGGTTTTGACCTGACCTATGTTCGTAATTTTACCGATATTGACGATAAAATTATCAAGCGGGCTAATGAGCGTGGTGAATCGATCCAGGAGCTGACCAGCCGCTACATTGATGCTTTCCATGACGATATGGGGGCATTGGGTGTGCAAAAAGCAGATATTGAGCCCAAGGCGACTGAACATCTGCCGGAAATGCAGCAGATGATCACAGCTTTGGTGGATAAAGGTGTGGCCTATCCCAGTGGCGGGGATGTCTATTACGCGGTTGATCAGTTTAAGAATTATGGCCAACTCTCAGGAAAAGTTTTGGATGAGCAAGAGGCCGGGGCCCGTGTTGATGTGGACCACAATAAGCGTAACCCTATGGATTTTGTCCTCTGGAAAGGGGCCAAACCTGAAGAGCCCCAATGGGACTCTCCCTGGGGGTCTGGTCGTCCCGGTTGGCATATTGAGTGTTCGGCGATGGGCACCAAGTATCTGGGCGACTCCTTTGACATCCATGGTGGTGGTCGTGACTTGATCTTCCCACACCATGAAAATGAGATTGCTCAGACCGAAGGGTGCACCGGCAAACATGCGGTGAACTACTGGATCCACAACGGCTTTGTGAATGTGATTAATGAAGAGGGTGAGGCGGAGAAGATGTCCAAATCTTTGGGCAACTTCCACACCATCCGTGATCTGTTAGAACGTTACCATGGTGAGGTTTTACGTTTCTTCATTCTCAACAGTCACTACCGTAGCCCGTTGGATTTCAACTTTGGTCTGCTTGATGCCGCCAAAGCTGGGTTGGATCGTCTTTACACAGCCTTGCGTGCTGCTCAGGGTATTTTGGGGCGCTTGCCATCCGATGCTATTTTTGAGATGTCGGATGTACCGGAAGGAGCGCCACAAGCGTTGGTGGAGCGTTATCTGAAATCGATGGATGATGATTTCAATACCCCTCAAGCGATTGCTCAACTGTTTGAAGCGGCCAAAATGCTCAATACCGCCATTGCTGAGAAAAAAGATCCAGAAGTCATAGCCACCTGGGCGCGTGTGATCCGGGGGTTGGGACAGCACTTGGGTTTGGCCGAGCAAAATCCTGAGAGTTGGTTCCGAGCCGAGCGTACCGAAGAGGGTGGGTTGGGGGCCGAAGCGATTGAGGCCTTAATTACCCAACGCACTGAAGCCCGACAGTCCAAAAATTGGGCCGAGTCCGACCGTATTCGTGATGAGCTGGCCGCGCAAGGTATTGTGCTGGAAGATGGCGCTCAGGGAACCCAATGGAGCCGCAAGTGA
- a CDS encoding diguanylate cyclase, whose product MKVDPWLPPDKKVESVLTRGGIESLGLPTTLFELLRSTRLERTNAADVVAIVEQSPELARAVLKMTGEEEGGLHGAVVRLGFNTIRATALERLMFSHFIHVAQDDESSFDRATLWRHNLWVACAARVIAKKVNYANIEEAYLAGLLHDLGKLLIDGLGAMDYEELQEISIRTDWDSVAYERTLLGVGHDGIGAHTLNKWGMNSAVVLAVALHHSRYDAKEVGKEVAQLTAIVQLADFLAWIQGLGSLPRGQHPVLPPEVQKYLSLNRADYAAIVEQVNLDVRKVAAHDGIEFPDHIAFNRNLLDAGISLAKLNTELKYEKKPPPQPVAPVEAPKPTPVQETLLAPHKSLIKQEILDNTLASICAAFKAKRGMVFHVDPVKRCLVKEASFSRDSQLLRPMKQPVEIPLDDEPSAFLDALRQRKQLLVSGKTAVEKHIRNKIQARQMALTPVVGPQRVYGLIALDNGPDGPLFDLPTLNPLNQVAHELGMALEHAKQLQVANQMAHCDHLTKLYNRGRIDEILEQSFQQAKKEVGQLSVAMLDVDYFKKFNDTFGHQMGDNVLKLVSAVLKKLTRGNGSVGRYGGEEFIVVLRDTDYKEAARYCERIRLAIRQVGEAMSRRYPGRPLSISIGVTCFDITLDSKDEMVGLADKALYMAKEGGRNQVMGLLPNA is encoded by the coding sequence ATGAAGGTTGATCCATGGCTACCACCGGACAAAAAGGTGGAAAGTGTATTAACCCGTGGTGGGATTGAGAGCTTAGGCCTACCCACGACCCTATTTGAGCTGCTACGTAGTACCCGTCTGGAGCGCACCAATGCGGCAGATGTGGTGGCGATTGTTGAACAGAGCCCTGAGCTAGCCCGTGCTGTTCTAAAAATGACCGGTGAGGAGGAGGGGGGGCTGCATGGTGCTGTGGTACGATTAGGCTTTAATACCATTCGTGCCACCGCGCTGGAACGGCTGATGTTCAGCCATTTTATCCATGTTGCTCAGGATGATGAGAGTAGCTTTGATCGTGCCACCTTGTGGCGCCATAACTTATGGGTTGCGTGTGCGGCACGGGTGATCGCCAAAAAGGTCAACTATGCCAATATTGAAGAGGCCTATCTTGCAGGTCTGCTGCACGATCTCGGCAAACTGCTTATCGATGGCCTGGGGGCTATGGATTATGAGGAGTTGCAGGAGATCTCTATCCGGACGGATTGGGATAGCGTCGCTTATGAGCGGACCCTTTTGGGGGTTGGGCATGATGGTATCGGTGCCCATACTCTGAACAAGTGGGGTATGAACAGTGCGGTAGTTTTAGCTGTTGCTCTGCATCACAGCCGTTATGATGCCAAAGAGGTGGGCAAAGAGGTTGCTCAGCTTACGGCGATTGTACAGTTGGCAGACTTTTTGGCTTGGATCCAAGGTTTGGGATCCCTTCCCCGTGGACAACATCCGGTTCTACCGCCAGAGGTACAGAAGTATCTCTCCCTGAACCGGGCAGATTATGCGGCCATTGTTGAGCAGGTTAATCTGGATGTACGCAAAGTTGCTGCCCATGATGGTATTGAGTTTCCTGACCACATTGCTTTCAATCGCAACCTTTTGGATGCAGGAATCTCTTTGGCCAAGCTCAATACAGAGCTTAAATATGAGAAAAAACCCCCTCCACAGCCTGTAGCTCCTGTAGAAGCACCAAAGCCTACACCGGTACAAGAGACACTGTTAGCTCCACATAAAAGCTTGATAAAGCAGGAAATACTTGATAATACCCTGGCTTCTATCTGTGCTGCATTTAAAGCCAAACGTGGTATGGTTTTTCATGTAGATCCGGTTAAACGCTGCTTGGTCAAAGAGGCCAGCTTTAGTCGGGATAGTCAGCTCTTACGTCCCATGAAACAACCTGTGGAAATTCCATTGGATGATGAACCCAGCGCCTTTTTGGATGCGCTGCGTCAGCGTAAGCAGTTGCTGGTCTCTGGCAAGACAGCTGTTGAGAAGCATATTCGCAATAAAATTCAGGCCAGACAGATGGCCTTGACCCCTGTGGTGGGCCCGCAGCGTGTTTATGGTTTGATTGCTCTGGATAATGGGCCAGATGGGCCACTGTTTGATCTGCCTACTCTCAATCCACTCAATCAAGTCGCTCATGAGTTAGGCATGGCGCTGGAACATGCCAAGCAGCTCCAGGTGGCCAATCAAATGGCCCACTGTGATCACCTGACCAAGCTTTATAACCGTGGACGCATTGATGAAATTTTAGAGCAGTCGTTTCAACAGGCCAAAAAGGAGGTGGGTCAGCTCTCAGTGGCCATGTTAGATGTCGACTATTTTAAGAAGTTTAACGACACCTTTGGCCATCAAATGGGCGATAATGTGCTCAAACTGGTCTCAGCCGTCTTAAAAAAGCTCACTCGAGGTAACGGCTCTGTAGGTCGGTATGGGGGTGAGGAGTTCATTGTTGTTCTACGGGATACTGATTATAAAGAAGCGGCCCGGTATTGTGAACGGATTCGACTGGCCATTCGACAAGTCGGTGAGGCGATGTCCCGGCGCTATCCTGGGCGTCCTTTAAGCATCAGTATTGGGGTCACCTGTTTTGATATCACCCTTGATAGCAAGGATGAGATGGTCGGGCTGGCGGATAAAGCGCTGTATATGGCCAAGGAGGGGGGACGTAACCAGGTCATGGGGTTACTGCCCAATGCGTAG
- a CDS encoding STAS domain-containing protein: MMECQTRIENDHLTIGLPKDFSSRHYPSFRACFIHHPPSWTYILDCVQLTHLDSAALGMFLLLQKHVAAGRGKISCINCHPHLQNLLDKAQFSHLFQINPMVQPGAHPELPHEAIPRQIATT; encoded by the coding sequence ATGATGGAGTGTCAAACCCGCATTGAAAATGATCATCTGACCATAGGCCTACCTAAGGATTTCTCCAGTAGGCACTACCCCTCTTTTCGGGCCTGCTTCATTCATCATCCCCCTAGCTGGACCTATATTCTAGACTGCGTTCAGCTAACCCATCTAGACAGCGCAGCGCTTGGTATGTTTTTGCTTTTACAAAAACATGTCGCGGCTGGGAGGGGGAAAATAAGCTGTATTAACTGCCATCCTCATTTACAAAACTTACTGGACAAAGCCCAGTTCAGCCATCTGTTCCAGATCAACCCTATGGTTCAGCCAGGGGCACATCCGGAACTTCCACATGAAGCGATTCCACGGCAAATCGCCACAACCTAA
- a CDS encoding glycosyltransferase family 4 protein has protein sequence MITRHQIDLVLALSQQVPLQVWDQKGMLDRELALYRTMQPHLRSITLLTDGDRHEGRYQPQLAGMHLQYNRWELRPWHYQRWLKMPWRRWKQGHVLFKSNQLSSAPNAIDLARYYGQKSITRCGYLLSEFAALHHGPYSKARLRAIIREQRAFHGANRAFVTTPQMAQLLTNRYGLSSEQIRIQPNYVDCTQFTPTTEVRKPGPLRLLFVGRLHPEKNLLNLLQAMVGLNDLHLDLIGQGDQQAELEQFIEHHQLSVTLHGRVAHNDLVLFHHNSDLFVLPSLQEGHPKALLEAMACGSPILTTDAPGNRDVVQHGHTGWISATDAPALQQSLKHLQSHPELRHQLGVQARQYAETEVSLTAIAQRELTLYEEIFNTP, from the coding sequence ATGATCACCCGCCATCAGATTGATCTGGTTCTGGCACTCTCTCAGCAGGTGCCCCTACAGGTGTGGGATCAAAAAGGCATGCTCGATCGCGAGCTGGCACTCTATCGCACCATGCAACCACACTTGCGGTCTATTACCTTACTAACCGATGGGGACCGCCATGAAGGACGCTATCAACCTCAACTAGCCGGTATGCACCTTCAATACAATCGCTGGGAGCTACGTCCTTGGCACTATCAGCGCTGGCTAAAAATGCCTTGGCGACGCTGGAAGCAAGGCCATGTTCTGTTTAAAAGCAATCAGTTAAGTAGTGCGCCTAATGCCATTGATCTTGCCCGCTACTATGGCCAAAAGAGCATTACCCGTTGTGGTTATCTGCTCAGTGAATTTGCCGCCTTACACCATGGCCCCTATTCCAAAGCCCGCCTAAGAGCGATTATACGGGAACAACGTGCTTTTCATGGTGCCAACCGGGCCTTCGTCACCACCCCGCAAATGGCCCAACTGCTGACCAACCGCTACGGTCTCTCCAGTGAGCAGATCCGTATTCAACCCAACTATGTGGACTGTACGCAATTTACGCCGACGACTGAAGTCCGTAAACCGGGTCCCCTGCGGCTGCTTTTTGTCGGGCGCCTGCACCCAGAAAAAAATTTGCTCAATCTTTTACAGGCCATGGTGGGGTTAAACGATCTCCATCTGGACCTGATTGGACAAGGAGATCAGCAAGCCGAACTGGAACAGTTTATTGAACACCATCAACTCTCCGTCACTTTGCATGGTCGGGTTGCACACAACGATCTGGTTTTATTTCACCACAACAGCGATCTGTTTGTTCTACCCTCCTTACAAGAAGGACACCCCAAAGCTCTGCTAGAAGCGATGGCATGTGGCTCACCCATTTTAACCACCGATGCACCGGGTAACCGGGATGTGGTGCAACATGGGCACACCGGTTGGATCAGCGCAACCGATGCCCCAGCGCTGCAACAGAGCTTGAAGCATTTACAAAGCCACCCAGAGCTTCGCCACCAATTGGGGGTCCAAGCACGGCAGTATGCGGAAACAGAGGTCTCTCTAACCGCCATAGCCCAACGTGAGCTGACCCTTTATGAAGAGATTTTCAACACACCTTAA
- a CDS encoding EAL domain-containing protein, translating to MAVRRSKVMVPLLGGFVVLLTALVGMWGFNYQASEQLFGTMQGSMTTVHKMHIISELMETIRARTRIAAEMLDEEDVFANDGHKMELDALANRFVSLRKELLALPLDTSEKIILNDLSSKVIPPTVKALRQVIEIAMWSEEEEERAIARRQLYDTVQPGQGKVIDHFMRFQTHLETKITKATTATIRSHRTNLQSQLLVLLILLLIMLVTTYITIRRVMTIERTLHYEKERAQITLISIADGVITTDTDGFIQDANKVVGALVGNNPEDLVGKQLEQAFPTSARNEEMASLHEDLNSLLASEIPKPMHTMVVLDSDGDDLLLDATLSPVQSSEGVVLGAIITVKDVTEQQRMSEKIRYQARHDHLTGLFNRHAFADLCRESMDVMKPEETHSLCVIDLDRFKAINDTCGHKAGDMALKQISTMIQGCVRKQDYAARIGGDEFTVFLADCTEADAVKVMEKLLEQVQEYRFLWEGQTFTLGFSIGICEVHQQVPFEKSFQAADSAVFQAKDDGRMCIRTRSVETNALETPPAEETNWVGRLHRVLGDEPLVLVAQPMVAFDQTEQGAPLFEIFMRLPDGEKNHPPNAFLPTAERHGLTGDLDRKVLEMAIEDLKQRDDGRIYSINLSAKTLESTESCDGLFEVLDAQEAWAKQICFELDENTLINNMDQASQFLFGAKQRGAKTALDNYGGSLGNCLYLEQLELDMLKVDGQLVQQAKDKVTTRTVVAAIHNISQSMKIQTVAKHVEDAELASQLNEIGFNYQQGFYHAKPESL from the coding sequence ATGGCGGTTCGACGTTCCAAAGTAATGGTGCCTCTGTTAGGAGGATTTGTCGTATTACTGACAGCTCTAGTAGGCATGTGGGGATTTAACTACCAGGCCTCAGAACAGCTATTCGGTACCATGCAAGGCAGTATGACCACCGTACACAAAATGCATATTATCTCCGAACTTATGGAGACCATCCGTGCCCGGACCCGTATTGCGGCTGAAATGTTGGATGAAGAGGATGTGTTTGCCAACGATGGTCACAAAATGGAGCTGGATGCGCTGGCCAACCGTTTTGTCTCATTGCGTAAAGAGTTGCTTGCACTCCCCCTGGACACAAGTGAAAAGATCATTCTCAACGATCTCAGCAGCAAAGTGATACCACCGACGGTCAAAGCACTTCGGCAGGTGATTGAAATTGCCATGTGGAGTGAAGAAGAAGAAGAGCGCGCCATTGCCCGTCGCCAGCTCTATGACACGGTGCAGCCTGGCCAAGGCAAGGTCATCGATCATTTTATGCGGTTCCAAACCCACTTAGAAACCAAGATCACCAAAGCAACGACCGCGACCATTCGATCTCACCGCACCAACCTACAGAGCCAACTGTTGGTACTGCTGATCCTGCTTTTGATCATGCTGGTTACCACTTATATTACCATCCGCCGGGTCATGACCATTGAGCGCACCCTTCATTATGAAAAAGAGCGTGCCCAAATTACCCTGATCTCCATCGCTGATGGTGTGATCACTACCGATACAGATGGCTTTATCCAAGATGCCAACAAAGTGGTGGGCGCTCTTGTCGGTAATAATCCTGAAGATCTGGTTGGCAAACAGCTGGAGCAGGCCTTCCCCACCAGCGCGCGCAATGAGGAGATGGCCTCCTTGCACGAAGATCTTAACAGCCTGCTGGCCAGTGAGATCCCCAAACCCATGCACACCATGGTGGTTCTGGACAGTGATGGGGATGATCTTCTTCTGGATGCCACCCTCTCCCCTGTTCAAAGTAGTGAAGGGGTTGTTTTAGGGGCGATTATTACGGTTAAAGATGTAACCGAACAACAACGCATGTCGGAGAAAATTCGTTATCAGGCCCGCCATGATCACTTAACCGGGCTGTTTAATCGACACGCGTTTGCGGATCTATGCCGTGAAAGCATGGATGTCATGAAGCCCGAAGAGACCCACAGTCTCTGCGTGATTGACCTGGATCGTTTTAAAGCCATTAACGATACCTGCGGCCATAAAGCGGGAGACATGGCGTTAAAACAGATCTCCACCATGATTCAAGGTTGTGTGCGTAAGCAGGACTATGCCGCTCGAATTGGAGGGGATGAATTTACCGTCTTTTTGGCCGATTGTACCGAGGCTGATGCGGTGAAAGTCATGGAAAAACTACTGGAGCAAGTTCAGGAATACCGCTTCTTATGGGAGGGTCAGACCTTCACCTTGGGCTTCTCCATTGGTATTTGTGAAGTACACCAGCAGGTACCGTTTGAAAAATCCTTCCAAGCTGCTGACTCTGCGGTGTTCCAGGCCAAGGATGATGGCCGAATGTGTATCCGTACCCGCTCAGTAGAGACCAACGCTCTAGAGACACCACCTGCCGAAGAGACCAACTGGGTTGGCCGACTGCACCGTGTTTTAGGTGATGAACCGCTGGTTCTGGTGGCACAACCCATGGTGGCGTTTGACCAAACAGAGCAAGGCGCTCCGCTCTTTGAGATTTTTATGCGTCTGCCTGATGGTGAAAAAAACCATCCCCCCAACGCCTTTCTACCGACAGCTGAACGCCACGGTTTAACAGGAGATCTGGACCGTAAAGTTTTGGAAATGGCCATTGAGGATTTAAAACAGCGGGATGATGGACGCATCTACAGCATTAATCTGTCTGCAAAAACCTTAGAAAGCACAGAGAGCTGTGATGGTCTGTTTGAGGTTCTGGATGCGCAGGAAGCCTGGGCCAAGCAGATCTGTTTTGAGTTGGATGAGAACACCTTAATCAACAACATGGATCAGGCCAGTCAGTTCTTATTTGGCGCCAAACAGCGGGGGGCCAAAACAGCCTTGGATAACTATGGCGGCTCACTGGGTAACTGTCTCTACCTGGAACAGTTAGAGCTGGATATGTTAAAAGTGGATGGTCAGCTGGTTCAACAGGCCAAAGATAAAGTAACAACCCGAACCGTCGTTGCGGCCATCCATAATATTTCGCAATCCATGAAGATCCAAACTGTTGCGAAACATGTTGAGGATGCCGAACTGGCAAGCCAGCTCAACGAAATTGGCTTTAATTATCAACAAGGCTTCTACCACGCCAAGCCTGAATCTCTTTAA
- the rlmB gene encoding 23S rRNA (guanosine(2251)-2'-O)-methyltransferase RlmB — protein sequence MSDETKIYGVNPVMALLESGRPVSQLWILKGRHGKRVEGMIDTFRERGIQIQFKDRGAMDRMADGAVHQGVIARCAPREAMGWDDLLDVVEQAKEPLLVILDGVEDPHNLGAIMRSAEAFGALAVILPKDRAAPLNAGAIKASAGAAERLDLIRVTNLARAIEQLQKLNVWVVGMAGEEDSTPIGDLNCKGPLALIMGNEGKGLRRLTREKCDQLVAIPMGGGVGSLNVSVATGVALYEVLRQRS from the coding sequence GTGAGTGATGAAACCAAAATCTACGGGGTTAACCCCGTTATGGCTCTGCTGGAAAGTGGCCGCCCTGTTTCCCAACTGTGGATCTTAAAAGGGCGCCACGGTAAACGTGTGGAAGGGATGATTGATACCTTCCGGGAGCGCGGCATACAAATTCAGTTTAAAGATCGTGGTGCCATGGACCGTATGGCCGATGGGGCTGTGCACCAAGGGGTCATTGCCCGTTGTGCCCCCCGTGAGGCGATGGGTTGGGATGATCTGCTGGATGTGGTTGAACAAGCTAAAGAACCCTTGCTGGTGATCTTGGATGGGGTGGAAGATCCGCATAACCTGGGGGCCATTATGCGCAGTGCAGAAGCGTTTGGTGCGCTGGCGGTGATTCTTCCCAAAGATCGTGCGGCACCCCTAAACGCCGGGGCCATTAAAGCATCGGCAGGTGCGGCTGAGCGGCTGGATCTGATCCGTGTGACCAACTTGGCACGGGCTATTGAGCAGTTGCAAAAGCTCAATGTCTGGGTGGTGGGTATGGCTGGGGAAGAGGATTCAACACCCATTGGTGACTTGAACTGTAAAGGTCCATTGGCGTTGATTATGGGTAATGAAGGCAAAGGTTTGCGCCGTTTAACCCGAGAAAAGTGTGACCAGTTGGTGGCCATTCCCATGGGGGGTGGTGTGGGTTCGCTCAATGTCTCAGTAGCCACCGGTGTGGCTTTGTATGAGGTGCTTAGACAGCGCAGCTGA
- the blaOXA gene encoding class D beta-lactamase — MFNYLFFRTFAFLTGFFSLVATHPSYADDMQLAGLFAQHNLRGTLVIESIDGQHRFVHNQARSGQRFVPASTFKIPHTLIALQEMAVHPQEILLWDGQQHPYPPWNRNHTLASAFKYSCVWCFQELAKRLGPQAYGHYLQEMAYGTAVAGPKLTNFWLQGDLKISAKEQIAFLRKLYLQQLPFSPQHFSTLKQIMQVEKTEDYQIYAKTGWAAKVYPQVGWYVGYVVGKRGVWMFALNMKVNNREQLSLRKSLVMEALRLKKIQPAMTEIP, encoded by the coding sequence ATGTTTAACTACCTATTTTTCCGTACTTTTGCCTTCCTCACCGGCTTTTTCAGTCTGGTTGCCACCCACCCTTCTTATGCGGATGACATGCAGCTGGCAGGGCTGTTTGCCCAACATAACCTGCGTGGCACACTGGTAATTGAATCCATAGATGGTCAACATCGGTTTGTTCACAATCAAGCCCGCTCAGGGCAACGCTTTGTACCAGCCTCGACCTTTAAAATCCCCCACACACTCATTGCCTTACAGGAGATGGCGGTCCACCCTCAAGAGATCCTGCTCTGGGATGGTCAACAACACCCCTACCCACCCTGGAACCGTAACCATACCTTAGCCTCCGCTTTTAAATATTCCTGTGTCTGGTGCTTTCAAGAGTTGGCCAAACGTCTGGGACCTCAAGCGTATGGACATTATCTGCAAGAGATGGCCTATGGCACAGCGGTCGCGGGACCTAAGTTGACCAACTTCTGGCTGCAAGGGGATCTAAAAATCAGCGCCAAAGAGCAAATTGCCTTTTTGCGTAAGCTCTACCTACAGCAACTGCCTTTTTCACCCCAACATTTTTCAACGCTTAAGCAAATTATGCAGGTAGAGAAAACAGAAGATTATCAGATCTATGCCAAAACGGGATGGGCTGCAAAGGTCTACCCACAAGTGGGCTGGTATGTCGGTTATGTGGTGGGGAAAAGAGGCGTCTGGATGTTTGCCTTGAACATGAAGGTCAATAACCGTGAACAGCTCTCACTGCGCAAAAGTTTGGTCATGGAAGCCTTACGCCTGAAAAAAATTCAGCCTGCTATGACAGAGATCCCTTAA
- the trxB gene encoding thioredoxin-disulfide reductase produces MSEAKHHKLIVLGSGPAGFTAAIYAARANLNPVVIQGLQPGGQLTITTEVDNYPGFEEGVQGPELMQKMQAQAERFNTEVIFDTVTSADLSKRPFTLNCDSGDVYTCDALIISTGASAKWLGMESEQKLNGFGVSACATCDGFFFKNQDVCVIGGGDTAVEEALYLANICNKVYLVHRRDELRAEKIMQNQMFAKENIIPVWDSVPEEMLGDPNKGGLTGVRIKNVKSGESSDLTVTGCFIAIGHRPNTEIFGEQLDKDENGYLITKPDSTAMNIEGVFAAGDVQDTVFRQAVTAAGTGCMAAIEAERWLAAQE; encoded by the coding sequence ATGTCTGAAGCCAAGCACCATAAACTGATCGTTCTCGGTTCCGGTCCTGCCGGTTTCACTGCGGCCATTTACGCGGCCCGCGCCAACCTTAACCCTGTGGTTATTCAAGGTCTGCAACCGGGTGGTCAGTTGACCATTACGACAGAAGTGGATAACTACCCTGGTTTTGAAGAGGGGGTTCAGGGTCCTGAGCTGATGCAGAAAATGCAAGCACAGGCTGAGCGTTTTAACACCGAGGTGATTTTTGATACGGTCACCAGTGCCGATTTGAGCAAACGCCCCTTTACTCTGAACTGTGACAGTGGCGATGTGTACACCTGTGACGCTTTGATTATCTCTACCGGCGCTTCCGCCAAGTGGTTGGGGATGGAGTCTGAGCAAAAACTGAACGGTTTTGGTGTCTCAGCCTGCGCCACTTGTGATGGTTTCTTCTTCAAAAACCAAGATGTCTGCGTCATTGGTGGCGGGGACACTGCGGTTGAAGAGGCGCTCTACCTGGCCAACATCTGCAACAAGGTCTACTTGGTTCATCGTCGTGATGAACTGCGTGCTGAGAAGATTATGCAGAACCAGATGTTTGCTAAAGAGAACATCATTCCTGTTTGGGATAGCGTACCCGAAGAGATGCTGGGTGACCCCAATAAAGGGGGTTTAACCGGCGTACGCATTAAAAACGTCAAGAGTGGTGAGAGCTCTGATCTGACTGTTACCGGCTGCTTTATCGCCATTGGCCACCGCCCCAATACTGAGATCTTTGGGGAGCAGCTGGATAAAGATGAAAATGGCTACCTCATCACCAAGCCAGACTCCACCGCCATGAACATTGAAGGTGTGTTTGCGGCTGGTGATGTTCAGGATACGGTTTTCCGCCAAGCTGTGACCGCTGCCGGCACAGGCTGCATGGCAGCTATTGAAGCAGAACGTTGGTTGGCTGCACAGGAATAA